Proteins encoded together in one Mercenaria mercenaria strain notata chromosome 18, MADL_Memer_1, whole genome shotgun sequence window:
- the LOC128550816 gene encoding uncharacterized protein LOC128550816: MLRQLFNLFKWRTNSNTDQDTDDDTDSNAYDDPEEISNADHVKDVDNTSDELIEMVCEQCEKDGIISTAEGFCVPCLDYMCTMCLRYHARNLPKHILLDKISMPQDFCLDTCRLHPRERIKFYCKTCKDVACLTCTADDHKQCSGILHIPMFLKETDTSKDFKDTVESIDKISKAAAHRKQIADEFLIYITKSNEKNLQVIKKKRQEIKKTIEKQREQKFQELEAERAEVIRKLDEQQRIKKKRILKQEKQILMKIDEEAESLEKSCNNDLVSAQCNVSHYEQINSELKALANDIERKNDHYNKNRLFIATERANSKITQIKKVLEEDHGVDKLIDHEFLPLQKEINIDSPLETISLGSLHEMKIATESKIRVLGSGMYQGMVKASNSKFIVLYHKNRSVTFIDTEKILSSLKLPNSPYDITKIDNDLVAVTVPEEKRIFFITIENSSVLTVCKTINTVEQCYSIAYHNNCLIVIAMYGSSMNNGHLQFLDMAGTVLKTYTFHKVKVESFLLEISLINDILYIGFASAISGRFALEAFDSKSHTSVVNKEFPAWLCEGLATDKRGTVYVSSGKSIYKLPPDLSKYSLMFKCESKAGALHYCEQEDKLYVGLEEGIVIHNFT, encoded by the coding sequence ATGTTACGACAGTTATTTAACTTGTTCAAATGGCGGACCAACTCTAATACTGATCAAGATACTGATGACGACACAGATAGTAATGCTTATGATGATCCTGAAGAAATAAGTAATGCAGATCATGTGAAAGATGTTGATAACACTTCTGATGAATTAATAGAGATGGTTTGTGAACAATGTGAAAAAGATGGTATTATATCTACTGCTGAAGGATTTTGTGTTCCGTGTTTGGATTATATGTGCACAATGTGTCTCCGGTATCATGCAAGAAATCTGCCCAAACATATTCTGCTTGATAAAATCAGTATGCCGCAGGACTTTTGTCTTGACACATGTCGGTTACACCCTAGAGAAAGAATCAAGTTCTACTGTAAAACATGTAAGGATGTTGCATGCCTTACATGTACAGCTGACGATCACAAACAGTGTTCAGGCATCTTACATATTCCAATGTTTCTGAAAGAAACGGATACTAGCAAGGACTTTAAAGACACAGTAGAATCAATAGACAAAATCTCAAAGGCAGCAGCTCATAGAAAACAAATTGCTGATGAATTCctaatatatattacaaaaagcaaTGAGAAAAATTTACAAGTCATTAAAAAGAAACGACAAGAAATTAAAAAAACCATAGAAAAACAACGTGAACAGAAATTTCAAGAGCTTGAAGCAGAGAGAGCTGAAGTAATCAGGAAACTAGATGAACAGCAAAGAATTAAGAAGAAAAGGATTCTAAAACAAGAGAAACAAATTCTAATGAAGATAGATGAAGAAGCTGAAAGCTTAGAAAAGTCATGCAATAATGATCTGGTCAGTGCTCAATGTAATGTTTCACATTATGAGCAGATAAATTCAGAACTTAAGGCATTAGCTAATGatatagaaagaaaaaatgatCACTATAATAAGAACCGACTTTTTATTGCAACAGAAAGGGCAAACAGTAAAATAACACAAATAAAAAAGGTTTTGGAAGAAGACCATGGGGTAGACAAACTTATAGATCATGAATTTTTGCCAttacagaaagaaataaacatagaTTCACCATTAGAAACTATATCGTTAGGTTCTTTACATGAAATGAAGATTGCAACCGAATCAAAAATTAGGGTCTTAGGGTCTGGAATGTATCAAGGAATGGTTAAAGCCTCCAACTCCAAATTTATTGTCTTATACCATAAGAACAGGTCAGTAACATTTATTGATACGGAAAAGATcttgtcaagtttaaaactgcCCAACAGTCCTTATGATATTACTAAAATAGACAATGATCTCGTGGCTGTCACAGTTCCCGAAGAAAAGAGGATTTTCTTTATAACAATTGAAAACTCATCTGTATTAACAGTATGTAAGACTATCAACACTGTTGAACAGTGTTATTCTATTGCTTATCACAATAACTGTCTCATAGTTATAGCAATGTATGGGTCTTCCATGAACAATGGACATTTACAATTCTTAGACATGGCGGGAACAGTTTTAAAGACTTATACTTTTCACAAAGTCAAGGTAGAATCTTTTCTCCTGGAAATAAGCCtcataaatgatatattataCATTGGCTTTGCGTCTGCCATTTCTGGCAGGTTTGCTCTGGAGGCATTTGATTCAAAAAGTCATACTTCAGTAGTAAACAAAGAGTTTCCAGCTTGGTTGTGTGAAGGTTTGGCCACTGATAAAAGAGGGACAGTATATGTCTCTTCTGGTAAGTCAATCTATAAACTGCCTCCTGACCTCAGCAAATACAGTTTAATGTTCAAATGTGAGTCAAAAGCAGGTGCCCTACATTATTGTGAACAGGAAGATAAACTATATGTCGGGTTAGAAGAAGGAATTGTGATCCACAATTTCACTTAG